A portion of the Tiliqua scincoides isolate rTilSci1 chromosome 3, rTilSci1.hap2, whole genome shotgun sequence genome contains these proteins:
- the CCL20 gene encoding C-C motif chemokine 20, producing MGLCLLLGTSEAQSNQDCCLSYNKEHLPRWAITGFTEQRSSEVCDIDAIIFHTKRGLKACANPKDRWVKRHLHWLSEKLKKMSQ from the exons ATGGGCCTGTGTCTACTCTTAGGCACTAGTGAAG CCCAAAGTAACCAAGACTGCTGCCTCTCTTACAACAAGGAACATCTGCCTCGATGGGCTATTACGGGATTCACAGAGCAGCGCTCCAGTGAAGTCTGTGACATTGACGCTATCAT TTTTCACACGAAGCGTGGATTGAAAGCTTGTGCAAATCCTAAAGATCGCTGGGTGAAGAGACACCTCCACTGGCTGAG TGAAAAGCTGAAGAAGATGTCACAGTAA